CCACATTCTGTACCCGCTAGTATTATAATACACCTTGCAAGCGACAGTACAAAACACCGATAAAGCGAGCACAAAAATAACCATGCAAATAACGATATTGTTGACTTTTTTCTGTAATCTAGGAGACTTGGATCGTGGGTTCTGAATAGCATTCATTCGAATCTTGGACTCCTCACCAGTGAAAACCGCTAAACCAAGAGCAGACGACGTGTTTCTGAGAATACTGCCTCTATAAACGATATGACTCGACGACAGAGGATAATCCCTAGCTTCTATATTAATCGCCGCCTCAAAATTGTATAAATCGAGGTTTGGATCTTCTGTCTTAACAAACGCATTCAACGTCGCCAGTTTCTTGTCATCGCCACAAATCTCCTGCAGTCGTGGCAGCGGTTCACGAGTTTTAAGATTAGTCTCTCCGTCCAAAGCCATTGTCTCGATATACGCCATGCCGTTATTTTCACTGTGtagcaaaataatatctgcCGGCACCCAGTCGTTTGACCCGAGCTTGATAATGTCGCCCACTCGAATATCCTTCCAAGCGACCTCTTCATACACGACCGGCGTATCACTGAGCGCGTCGTCTCGGCCGTCataattcaaattcaacCTCGCTACCAAAGCGGTCCGGTTATTCTCGGCCTTATCCTGGCGATGCCGCCGCCAATCGTCATAGCCCTCTCTACCCATCGAAATGGACATGAAAATCAGCAGCGGGATAATCGTGGTATACGAACCGGTCGTCGACCACGACGGAATCATCTGCATAATCGACACACACAAGAAGTACCTTTTTTCCGTTAGCCAGTGAACGCACAGACGGgggacgtgcctccggcggctggggctccgccccagaccccgtagctcctgcttcgcaggagttgctgggactgtcgacgcaacgactcgagcgcagcgagaggagccacggggtctggggcgcagccccagccgccggaggcagtccccgACCCAAAAATACTTACACATTGGCCAGTTTAGAGAACTGGAAGATGATCTGTCGAGGCAGGAAGTTGTAGGGGGTGTAGATGGATGACgtgatgttgttgtcgCAGTGGGGTTTGTTTGTTCGGTCGTCGATTAGAGGCGGCGTGTTGCGGGGTTTGACTTGGATGGGGATGCCTCGGCCGCCAGTGCTCTCGggcatcttctttttgttgaGAACGAACTCTCTGGCCGATGTGAACCATGCCAGACCTTTTCGTTTCAGGGTTGGTGAACCCGAGAACATTCTGTTGAACCGTCGAGTGCCTTTATTACGAGCCCATGATGAGTAGTTCGGGAGCAGATCGGAGCTCGATGCGTTGACGCTGTTGTTACCGTGTTTCTTCTTAATTAGTCCACTGTCATCATTGatattgctactggtggtCGAATGGACATGGCGGTGAAATGCTGTGGGGTGCAGCAACatgttattattactgttattgttgctgctgttattgttgtcGTCAAGCTGGAGAAGCTCTATTGATGGCGGTCTGTCGGCATAGCTCTCGTCTCTattactgctgttgttgttattggcgAGATTGTTATTCGCATTTCCAATGCTAAAAGGGTTATTTTGATTATTACCGGTGTGGAAAGACTCGGTCAGTTCCATTCCAGGGTCCTCAGAGTTGCTACCGGCATCCAAATGGGATGTACCGGGTCCTGCACCTACCCCTGAATCGACCGGTTTcggctggctgctgctcgaAAATGACAGAGTATCTTTCGTAGCAGCCATCATCGACTTGGCAAACAACTGGCTTCTCAAACTATACCCTCTTGCTCTTCGAGCAATGGGCTCTGAAccagtctgctgctgctgctgaggcCGGGAATTCGACGACGGCAGCGCACTGATCCCGTCACTGGCATCGCCAGCCGACGAAGCCAACGGCGAACTGGAATTCCTACTCGCGCCAAAAGACGGCGGCCTCTcgttctggttctgattcTGGCCGTGCGGCCGGCCTGGTGGGTCTGCCCCGTCGTGCGAATGGTCCCGCTGATATTCCGGCATTCTAGAACTTCTAAACCCATCGTTAGCAATTTGTCTACCGGGGAGtcaatgcctccggcggctggggcttcgccccagaccccgtagctcctgcttcgcaggagatggctgggaccgtcgacgcccgactcgagcgaagcgagaggagcaacccgggtctggggcggagccccagccgccggaggcatgcccgTGCCCCAAGAAATACTCACCAACTGTGGCCACGAGTGTCGAGGGTGTGAATCAAGCAGGCATGGAAGCACCAAAAAGAGGCTGCACGGGAGGCTGGAAATTACGGTTGTTGCGAGATTGGACTTTAATTATCCAGGGCTCGTTTTCCGATCTCGTTCTAGTGGGTGGTCCAGCAGCGAGCAGTTCTTCAGGAGGTGTCAAAAGTCAGAAATAAAAACCTCGTCGGTTAGTCGCTGGGATCGAGTGGATTCCGCCTGGAAAGTCGTTAACGTCACTGGTCGGCCAAAAAGCAGCTTGAAACCAGTTGGTTGGCgagctggctggctggctggtgGGTTAGTACGGTGACTGACTTGGAGCTAATCTTAACCAGGAACCTGTACTCAGTTTAGAGTTTGTAGACTGGCTGCCTGCCGTTTGCACGTAAAGAATGTAACCAAAACTCAATCACTTAGGTCGAGACTTGGTTTGTCTGAAGAGTGTGATCAGACGTAATCAGATGTGATCAAACGATGAGTTCTACTATTGAGTTTCTTGGTCTGAGTCTAAGTCTGAATCTGAATCTGATGTCCGTGACGGAGTGCGTGTCTGTTTGTCAGTTCAGGGTCGGGGGTCGGTCCTAAAGAACGTCGAAACCtggtgaaatatttattaaagagaGTCGATACTGTCACGAAACAGACAGTAAATCGAGTTCAGACTGGTCCTGGCGAAGAAAACCGAAGAAAACCGAAGAAAACCTGGTCTGTTGGTCGGTTGGGTCTGGAGGTGAGTTGACTATTCCGAGCTCGCTGGTTCGTTATCAGCTGGTTTGTCGGTTCGGTGAGTGATTCTTAGGTAGATTGGTTGGTTGGCGGAGACAAAAGAAAGCGAGAGTGGCCTTGAAAAGTCGAGAAAAAAGCGAAAATGGCACGCCTGGCACTGTCCGTCTCCAGCTGGACTCGTGGGTTCTGGTGTTTATATTTCTCGCCAGAGCTGATCATGCACCAGCGCATTTATTTCCATTTGGTACCCCCAGCGTCACTTCCCAGCCGTCCCCCATCCCCTCCCAACCGGCCAAGGCCAAGCCACGGCGGCAGCACGAGCGGCAGCAAAATGCAGGCGGGGGAGGGCATGAATGGGCTGGCAGGATCTGGACtactcttctttttttttaaggccaggggggtggtgggcctgcctccggcggctggggctccgccccagacccgggttgctcctctcgcttcgctcgagtcgagcgtacagtcccagccaactcttcgaagcaggagccacgggtaTGAGGCAGGTAGGCCAGCCCGGGCCCAGGGGCTGTGCTCGTGCAGGGGTTGCTAGTGCGTGTGTGAGGCTGTCGGGACCGCGTTTGGTGGTTTTACCCAAGGGGCAAAGACCTGCACTGGAAGGGGGGGtagtgcctccggcggctggggctctgccccagaccccgttgctcctctcgcttcgctcgagtcggggtttgggggttCCGCATGTAAAactcctgcggagcaggagcaaccagggtctggggcggagccccagccgccggaggcacgaaGGCACCGTGCAAAGGGGGTTATTGGCCCGGGTTCAGGGGGTGTGGTGTGACGGTTCGGGCTAGGTTGGAGATCGCCGGGTCGTGCCAGGTTTCGGGAGCTGGGGGGTTTATTATCAGACATTGCGTCTACCGCATTGGGTGCGATGCGCAGTATGCAGGGTTTAATTAGTGACGTCTGCTCACGTCACCGGTATCGGACCATGCAGCAGCTATGACGAGAAGTGAAACATTGACCCTGACTGGTTCCAAGACAGTCTGAATAGCAACCGTGCAACTTGGTGTGGGATCCGAGACagtcgactcgagcgcagcgagaggagcaacggggtctggggcggagccccagccggaggcaggttgGGCCCGTAGAAGTGGACTCAGGGGGTGAGTGTGCGGAGGTTTCTCGGGTTTTTGCGCGAGAAAAATTTTTTAGTGGTTGAGGTTGGCTGGGAGGATCCAGGGACGACATTTGAGGGctaagaagagaaaatacAGGAGGTTGGGGGTGTGTTGCACACAAACTGCTTTGGATTCAAATCTGGCAGAGGGTTCACGACCCCGCTCATAAACactaaataataatatctctTTAACGGGGTCGCTTGCCATAGGTACTTCTCCTGGTCTTGAATTTCTACCAAAAGTCATGTAGGTGTCTTCAAAATGGCTTTAATGGATTTAGAACTGGACATTATGTGTATAATGGTGTTTTCATTTTGGCGAGAGCCTTACTATAGCTATTTTGAAGTCTGTTTCTAAAGTCACGTGATAAGACCAGTATGATAATATTCGGAGATATAGAGGAGAAATGAGGACATTTCAACAGACAAAATGATTGAGGAGTTAAAACTGGTTGGGACCGTCGgtgcccgactcgagcgaagcgagaggagcagcggggtctggggcggagccccagccgccggaggcaccagtCACCACCCGTCCAGAGCTGCCTGTGAGGCATGAGCCTGAGTGCTGAAAGGAGACTAATAGGGGACTTAGAGGGAGGAATCCGTTTTATACTAGTTGATTTTACGAGAAGTAAATTGAAGCAATCGCAGAAAATATTTGTAGCCATCATGTTGTCAGAAGACCTGAAAACCGCTTGCGAGATTCTTTTCTCTCTTGCAAGGAGCATTTACGAAGTGAGTCCCTTATGAGTCCGATATATGTCAGTTTTAATTAACGAGTTGATGGTCTTATACTGGGGAGCGACTCTGTTGTATTATTCGCTGTCAAGCTCCAGACCTTGTACGAATAAAGAGTAAGAATTTAGATTCCGCGCTTGAACGTTGGCAGATTAACCTTCGGAAATGCTGAAGACTAATTTGGAAAAAACATGTTTAATAATCGCACTTTCGACATTTTCAAGTgaataaatcttgttttaaagtcctatactatacataattaatacaattcaaataatttcaaatcccatcattCACACATTACTAGGAGGACTGCTCGCATTTTTATCTGATTTTTACCTGACTTTTACCTGATTACAGGCTGCTTACTTTGTCTCGGTAGAATATGTTAAGAAACTATTGTAGATCTAGATCTTGCAAGAATTAATACAGTGCGACTATCCTGGAAGCGGTTTATAACTGAACTGTGAGTGATTTCTCTTAGAGTTCAAATACAGAATTTTGCTGGAGGGTCATTTTCACTTCCAGGTGTCTTAGAACTCGCAAAATATTAAAGATAAACCCAAGTAGTTTCCAATACTATAGAAACAGCAAGAGAGTATCTTaatcaataaaataattgaaACCcatgaaatatttcacttTTGAGTGCAAAATGCataaaatatcaaaaaaaattacagcaccttctgttcacgcctggtctcccacggcattactgatcaaggctcttagaggcttgaatatgattgatcggacgggaaatcttattttactcTAGATATGGCCGTAACTGAACAAATAGTTTGGAGGGGGCTTTCGACCTCGATGGAAGCCATCAATTTAGCCTTCATTGGGAGAACATTTGGTGTGCAAAAGTGCCACAATAGCACCCTCCTAGTGCTATTGGCTGCTCTGACTGGACTCTGCCCTATATAAACAAGGTCCtagccgctccgcgaagtggagcacaacggggtctggggcagcgccccagccgccggaggcagacctcAATCCCCAGCCATTACCGAGCCCCAGAAAGGAGAAACCCGTGAATAAACCTGACGACCGTTTCACCGCAGCCCGTGATGGGAAGTCAGCCGCATGAAAGGTGTGAGCAGGGTCTGCAACTGTGAGTAACCTGGGGTGACCTGTGAGTAAGAGTGATGGAGCGTCGTCGAGTACATATTTCCTAAATAGGCAATTTAAAGTCACATTTAGGCAAATAGTGCATTTTTGTTGCGACTCAGGTGAGATAGTGCACGcaagagagaagaagaatcatATCACTGAATAACCGACATATCCACCTCATTCTCTTTCACCACCAATCGACAACAACATAAGAGATGTAAGTGAGAAAGATCTGTAGAAGGTGGATTTCTGGATGAATGCGATAGAAGACGATTGAAAAGCGAGATTGGTTTTGTtagtttggtttgtttcgagacgatgatgattcTGTTGAGTTAATTTCGATAACAAGGAAGATACATGTAACGACGGTCGAGATAAGGAGTAGTTTTCAcaaatttgttttcaatGATATCGACAAGCACATTCTGTTCAACAAGAAAGTGATGACGTTTCACTAGCGACCATATTGTTAATACTATACGAGTAATCGAAGTGTGACAACCGATTTGAGATAcgaatttttttcatcGACAGGATTATCCAATACATATtatcagtcagtcagtccGATAACACACAAATTATTATTCCAAGTATTCAATCTCGCTCTCAtttctgattctgttttCGGTTCACAAAAATTTCATCTGCAAACAAACACTAGTCCAACaaaatactaacaaatttTAGGGCCAACCTCAGACTCCAAAAGAGACTCGCTGCCAGCGTTTTAAACGTCGGTAAGAGAAAGATCTGGCTCGATCCTAACGAGACCACCGAAATCAGCAATGCCAACTCTCGTCAAGCTGTCCGCAAGTTGGTTTCCAACGGTTTGATCATCCACAAGCCCGCCACTGGTCACTCTAGATCCCGTACTAGAGCCCTCCACGAGGCCAAGCGTGCCGGTAGACACACCGGTTACGGTAAGAGAAAGGGTACTGCTGACGCTCGTATGCCCTCTCAAGTACTCTGGATGAGACGTCTCCGAGTCTTGCGTCGTTTGCTCGTCAAGTACAGAGACTCTGGCAAGATCGACAAGCACCTGTACCACGAACTCTACAAGCTCGCCAAGGGTAACACATTCAAGCACAAGCGTCAAGTCATTGAGCACGTCATCAAGGCCAAGGCCCAAGCCGCCCGTGAGCGTGCCCTCAAGGACGAGTCCGAGGCCCGTCGTCTCCGTAACCGTGCCGCTAGAGATAGAAGACAACAACGTGTTGCCGAGAAGAGAGAGGCCCTTCTCCGAGACGATTAAGCAACTTAAAAACATGATTACCAATTCGCTTATGTTGacaaaatttaaaaaatcTGGTGTTTTTCTGTTATGTTTTTATGTTGTACCATATATGTAATGGGAtataaaaattattaataaCCTTTACGTTCACtttcagggggtctgcctccggccggACTTGTTGGCATTCGGGGGgtggatgtgcctccggcggccgggctccgcccggacctggttgtgctcgcttcgcgagctgctgggaccgtggggAGAGTCGAgtcgagcggagcgagaggaactacggggtctggggcagcgccccagccgccggaggctggtcGGCAACGAATTGGTTATTTTATTACCCACCGAGCCCGgccgcccggacctggttgtgctcgcttcgcgagctgctgggaccgtggggAGAGTCGAgtcgagcggagcgagaggaactacagggtctggggcagcgccccagccgccggaggctggtcGGCAACGAATTGGTTATTTTATTACCCACCGAGCTGTGCTCGTGAAGCGGAACATGGGACCGTGGCAGAggtcgactcgagcggagcgagaggagcaacggggtctggggcagcgccccagccgccggaggcatgtcgGTAACGAAGTAGTTATTTTATTACGACAACTTATAATCCCGAACACAAATGCGTAGTTTTAGTAGTAAGAAGTGATTGGAGTAGAGAGAGAGTTAGATCTGGACGTTCATGAACCTCTTTGGGTAGTTGGGGACCTGTTTCTCGGAGTCGTAGTCCGCCCAATGAGGGACCCGCAAAAGCGGTCTGTTCTTATAAGGAGACTCGGGGATGACAGGGTCGGTGTCGGGTTCGGGCTCGCAGTAAGTTCTTTCGGTTCTTTCGAGTTTGGAACTGTGAACATGAACATATTCAGGACGTCGGTTCTCACTTTGACCGCAGTCTGTAATATCACCCAGAGGATCATTCAGGTCAACAACTCCGACTGCTTCAGGTAACCCATGAGTTACTTTCGGGTCGTCATCCTCACAGCAATTGCTCGACTTCATTTTAGACTCCATAATAGCCATGTTTTCCGCTTTAagtgcttcttcttctcgcAGTTTATAGTACGAGCTGACAATCACACACAGtctcaccagcatcagaaTCACTGCCATGTGCAAATTGATCAGTAAAATAGCATCGGCTCTGTCGTGCTGGCTACGACCCACTGCAATATCATAAATAACGACTCCAGAAAACATCGTGGCCCACGCTCCAATATGGTAATTAACCCATCTCGAATCAACACCAGCGTCTGGCAACAGGAAACACACACTCAGAAACGTAAGAAGTAGAAGATCGGTTAGAACACCAGTGGCAACTGGATTAGACGACATGACAATGTCGAGAAATAGGAGAATGGACGACAATCCACACGAGACGAGAAACAACGTCCACTTGATTTTCTCCACCGCCAacattttcagggggttCCAGGAACGGTGTTTAATCATATCAAATACAGAAACCATTTTTCTATCAATATTTAAATCACTTAATCACACTTGAGCTTCACAATTTCCAAATAACTTAGCTTTCCTACTTAATTTCTCTGTACAGTCAGAACATAAACAAACACAACCTCCTCCCGGTGGCCAAAAACGAACGTAAACAAACTGCACGTCGACGCAGGGCCCTCTGCGACGATCGGTGCGTGCgtgctcaggggtaacttTTACGGGGGTgcacatgcctccggcggctggggctccgccccagaccccgtggctcctgcttcgcaggagtttgctcGGGGGTTGGGCTAGGTGCTGGGTTTGTGTGGTGAATAATTGGAAAGTGTATTATGTCTCTGACCCCTGTTTTCCAACAATTGAAGCATATTTTACTTAATTGCTACAGCTGTAGCTACTAATATCAAGCTCTCCCAGCTACGAGCCCATAAAAAACTAAATTCTAGCAACTCCCAAGAGGTTATATCCCAATATATTCAACATATGATGTTGTAGTAATTATTCTGGAATTACTTGATTTGTATTATCAAGTACAGTATAATACTTTATGATCGATCGATTGATTGATAGTAATAATTTGGATAGCAGTATAACTCTAATACGAGCCCGTCAGAGTCGGCACCCCACGGCAgagctccgcgaagcggagcacaacggggtctggggcagcgccccagccgccggaggcacaccccacccGGCGCCGGCTGCATGAAATACCGACGCATGTCGCGATTCGAGACTTATCCGATTACATATCGTGCAAGACGCATTGAGAGCAGGTTTTTGGTCATGGCTGGGTCGGTGTCTCCTCTGTTTCAACCTATAAAAGTCGGTAGAGCCACTCTGCAACACAGAGTGGCCATGGCTCCATTGACAAGACGGCGGTCGCCGAACCACGTTCCTACTGACCTCGTAGCAGAGTATTACGAACAGCGGGCGTCGAGACCAGGTACTCTTATTATTACAGAGGCAGCATTTATTGCAAAGAAAGCAGGTGGTCTCAGTGGTGCTCCTGGGATATGGTCTCAAGAACAGATTACTGCATGGAAGAAAGTGTTTGATAGAATTCGTGCCAAACAGTCGTTTGCGTTTGTCCAGCTGTGGGCTCTTGGTAACAGAGCATACATCCCCGATCTCGAGGAAGATGGGATTAAAAACTATTACGTTTCAGCGTCAGACGTCAAAGCAAGAGACGACACCCCTAATCCACGACCACTCACCAAATCCGAAATCAAGGAGTATATCGAGCTGTATGCTCAGGCGGCCAAGAACGCCATTGCAGCAGGAGCTTCAGGTGTCGAACTCCATTCAGCCAACGGGTAAGTCCAATAACACAATATAGATATATTAAAGGCGGATATACAAACTATTTGACTGGATAACTGGCTAActgggttttttttctaaCTGGTTTACTGGCACAACTGATACATACTACCGGTACCAGTACTAGTACATACAGCATATCAAGTGACCTATCAAGTGactgctgaaaaatatatagtACGATACTAACAAGAATTGCAGCTATCTCCCTGATCAGTTTCTCCATGATACTACGAACCACCGAACGGATGAGTATGGCGGATCAATTGAGAACCGGGCACGATTCACTCTCGAAATCATTGATGCTCTGATTGCAGCAGTTGGCGCCGACCGAGTGGGTGTGAGATTCTCTCCCTGGAACAAGTACGGGCCGTCGACATATGGAGTAAGTCCGATTCCCCAGTGGTCGTACGTAGTTGCCGAGCTCGAGAAACGGGCTATTGCCGGTAACCGACTGGCATTTATCCACATCGTCGAGCCACGAGTCGCGGGCCAAATCGATATCAAAGACCATCCCGGAACAAACGAGTTCATCCGCAACATTTGGAAAGGAGTCCTAATTCGAGCCGGCGGTCTTGTTGAGGACGCCGAAAAGTTTGCTCAAGAAGACCCCAACGTCGTTATAGCCATTGGCCGCTACTTCATCTCCAACCCGGACCTGGTCGACCGAATCGAGCACAAACTCGAACTGGCCACCCCCGACAAACCCACCTGGTACGCCCACAAAGCCAAAACCATCGACGAGGTCATCCGAGGGTACACAGACTACCCCTTCCACAGTAAACTATAGACACATCACACGCTCTTCTGGGGGcatttgcctccggcggctggggctccgccccagaccccgttgctcctgcttcgcaggagtgaTCCGGGGCCCCCCTtgtaacgactcgagcgcagcgagaggagccacggggtctggggcagagccccagccgccggaggcacggcaccccaccccaccccctgaatgCCCCACGACCGTTGGCGATGCAGGAACCATGCACCAGAGCACGCAATAGATCCGCGGACTGCGGCATAGAATAGATCCGAACCGAGGACGGACgccctgctgctgctggcgcCGCTAATCAATCTTATTTATCATGCTTTCTGATGctcggtggtggtgcctcAGTTGTTTCTTTG
This is a stretch of genomic DNA from Sugiyamaella lignohabitans strain CBS 10342 chromosome C, complete sequence. It encodes these proteins:
- the OYE2 gene encoding Oye2p (Conserved NADPH oxidoreductase containing flavin mononucleotide (FMN); responsible for geraniol reduction into citronellol during fermentation; homologous to Oye3p with different ligand binding and catalytic properties; may be involved in sterol metabolism, oxidative stress response, and programmed cell death; protein abundance increases in response to DNA replication stress; GO_component: GO:0005737 - cytoplasm [Evidence IDA] [PMID 14562095]; GO_component: GO:0005739 - mitochondrion [Evidence IDA] [PMID 14576278]; GO_component: GO:0005739 - mitochondrion [Evidence IDA] [PMID 16823961]; GO_component: GO:0005739 - mitochondrion [Evidence IDA] [PMID 17897954]; GO_component: GO:0005634 - nucleus [Evidence IDA] [PMID 14562095]; GO_function: GO:0010181 - FMN binding [Evidence IEA]; GO_function: GO:0003959 - NADPH dehydrogenase activity [Evidence IEA]; GO_function: GO:0003959 - NADPH dehydrogenase activity [Evidence IDA,ISS] [PMID 8454584]; GO_function: GO:0003824 - catalytic activity [Evidence IEA]; GO_function: GO:0016491 - oxidoreductase activity [Evidence IEA,IEA]; GO_function: GO:0018548 - pentaerythritol trinitrate reductase activity [Evidence IEA]; GO_function: GO:0052690 - trichloro-p-hydroquinone reductive dehalogenase activity [Evidence IEA]; GO_process: GO:0006915 - apoptotic process [Evidence IMP] [PMID 17897954]; GO_process: GO:0055114 - oxidation-reduction process [Evidence IEA,IEA]), with the protein product MSRFETYPITYRARRIESRFLVMAGSVSPLFQPIKVGRATLQHRVAMAPLTRRRSPNHVPTDLVAEYYEQRASRPGTLIITEAAFIAKKAGGLSGAPGIWSQEQITAWKKVFDRIRAKQSFAFVQLWALGNRAYIPDLEEDGIKNYYVSASDVKARDDTPNPRPLTKSEIKEYIELYAQAAKNAIAAGASGVELHSANG